The Methanobrevibacter sp. V74 genome includes the window CAACACCGATTTGGTCTTTAACCATTTCAACATTACCAGTTTCTTTGTTGAATACTTGTCTTCTGAGCATATCAAACATCAAACCGTTTTCATCTAATCTTAAAGAGTGACCGTGTACACCTGCACCTCTAATACCAGTTCTTGCAGTATCAAAGTATTCAGTTTCTAAGAGGTATTTGGAGATTCTTTCAATATCTCTTTCTCTTGCTTCAACTACTTGTCTTCCGGATAATGTACCTGTATCGATTCCTCTAAATCTGGATAAGTAGGATCTTGCTCTTAAGAAAGGTTGAGCTGGAGCAAAGTACATGGAGTCTACGAATTGAATGTACCTAATTCTGTCTCCTGCTTTTGCACCATCGATAGGGGTTACTAATTCTCTTACAATGTCGTCAGGCTCATCCATTTCATCTAATGGTGGGTGAACAGATTTGTATTCTTCACCTGGAGCTCTGTGACCTAATATTTTTACTACGTCTTCATCAGAGATTTCTCTTAATTTTTCTAATTCATGTTCTGGGTTACAGAAATTTCTTCTATTCTGAGCAACCTGAGAAGTACCTGGATAAATTTGTACCATAATTATGCATCTCCTAATGCTAATTTAACTTTTCTAATAATTTCATCTAATTTTTCTTGTGAAATTGTTTCACCTCGGATAACTCCAGTAACAATATCATCAATAATGCCTTCAGTTTTAATTTCACCATCTTTTGGCATGACTTTAGAAGTCTTTACTCCAATTTTAGCAAAATCTTCACAATCGACTGGTGATTCACATATAATAACACAATGTTTATTGACGTTCCTTAGGATTAATCTTGCTTTGTAAGTAATATGATTTGCAACTCCGCCTAAGTGGATAACAAGCAATTTAAAATTGTACATTTGTTCTACTTCCTTATCAGTAAGTCCGAACAAAGTTCCACCAGTTGCAGGAGCATCATGCGGAACACCAGCACCAGCATTTAAAACCATAGTGCTTGTTAAAACATTTGATTCACGCAATCCAAAAGTGATTTCACAAACAGGTTTGGTAATGTGTCTACGTCCAGGGGACATAGCAACTGCACATACATCAGTACCACATTCAGCAAAAGTACCTCTTTGAGCGAGGCTTCCACCTTTACCCATTCCGCTTGCTTCCCTACAATCCACTACGTGAGTACATCTTCCTATCATATTAATCTAAGTCATCCTTTTTTATAATATTCACATGATCTTCAAAAGTTGAATATTGATCTGTCATTCCAACTAATTCATCTGGCAACTCTGCATTACCATACTTGATTCTATCAGAAACTGTTTTTTCTTTTCTAATATAATTAATCCTATCTTGATTAATATCAAATCCATATGGGATGTGTTTTTTACAGATTTCCTCAATTTCATCTATTGTAGATTCCAATGTTAATTCAATAAATATTCTAGCTGTTTTAACTTGTAGAACTACATCCTCACCATTGACTGTGATGACCCTACGTTCCCTATATTTTTCAGGTAAAGTTGCTTCACCTTTTGGAAATCTAGGACCATGAATAACAGTTCTTTTAACATCTTCGAGGGATTCTAAGTCATTTAACAACTTTTCAGTTGTGTCACTTCCTAAAACTCTGTGAGGAAAGATTTCAATATCCATTATAAGACCTTCAAATTAGATTTATTTAAATTAATTAGATGTCACCTTTAATTTCTTCAGCTGCAATTGCAACAGCGTTAATAGGTTCTCTAAATTCATCAATTTGACTGTATACTTCTTTAATTAAACCAGAAGTTGCTTCTGGTGAAAAGAGTTGTGTTCCTGCATCTAAGGACATAGCAGCAGCTACACATGGAATTGTAAATCCTTTACTGTGTCTAGTTACAACGTGGTTACCGTTGAAGAGACCAGGGCCTCCACCACCATAAATAGAGTGACTGAAGAAGGAGAATCCTACAGCTACACCTTCTGCCCTACCATAATCGAGACCAGGTAACCCAGTAGCGAATTCAATGTTATCATTGAAGTATAATAAAGTAGATGGGATACCTTGAGCAGCACGAGCAGCACCTACATTAACCATAGTAGCTGCAACAGCACCAGCAGCAACATAAGCGTTCCATTTAGCTGCATCACCAGTGTTGTAGATATTAAAGTCAGTTAATTCAGTTTGAGGAGCAATAATGCCGTCTGCTTCGGCACGTGAGATGGTTTCATGTACAATACTACCAACAGTACCGTCAACTGCATTATCTTTAACTAAATCCATTACTAAATTGTCTGCGTTTAAACCTTGGTAAGCTAAACCTAATAAATGTAATCTTTCATAAGAACCTAAAGCATCAGCCATTTCAAACATAGCAGTTTGTTCAAAAATGGATGCTAATGCGGTAGCTTGGAAAGTGTTTTTCAAAGTAGCAGCAGCGAAATCATTTGCTTTTACACCTCTTAAAGCATAACCTGCACCTTCAAGTTTTTGTGGAATATCCAACATGGTTGCAATGTTAGATCCTTTGTAGTCTACAGATTGTGGATATCTACCTAATACTGCAGCTTTTACAAAGTTAGCATCATAAATGCTTACATCACAAACATCAATAACAGATTGTACTAAAGCGGAAGCAGTGGATAATGGAGCTACAGAGTATTCAGCAGCAACATCAATTCTTTGAGTTGGTACTTGTACTAATAACCTTTTTCCTCCGGAAATAGGTTCTACAGTAGTGTCATCGTCTTCAGAAATTTGAATAATTTCTTTAATTTTGTCTGCAATTGCTTCTGCGTTTTCTACAATAGTGAGATCTAATTCTCTTCCTAAAATTCTAGATTTGTCTCCACCAACAGATGCTGTTTTAACAGATTTTTCTAGTCCTTCTAAGTTTACTGCAACAGTTCTTTTTACACCTTTAACGATGCTTTGAATTGCAGGGTTTCTTAATGGACTGATAGCTTCGATTGGTATGTCAGATGCAATTTCATTGCCTCTATCATCGAATAAATCGATTTTATCATCAAACTTTGCCATTTTTTCCCTCCTAAATAAATAGAGTTTAACTAATATACCACTCTCAATGGTAATCTTTTTTACCAAATTGAGTTTGAGCCACAAAGCAAGTTTTTGCAATAGCCAGCCATATGGTATACAAATTTTATTTTATCAAAGATATAATATAAAGATTGCTTATAAGATATTTTAGAAAAGTTTATTAAGTATAATAAAACATTTTAGTTTTAAGATAAATTACTATAAAAGTAATAATTTTCACTAATAATTAAAGTTAGTTAAAATCAGTTGAGAGATATATTTAACTGAAAAAGTTAAAATAAATTAAAATAAACTATTTTTTAAAAATAATAAGCATATATAAACATTATTATTTAAAATAAATTAAAAATATCGATTATTACTTTCAAAATTTTTAGTAATAAATATTACTAAAAGTAATACAAAATTTAGGTTAAAAAAAATCATTAATTTATAAATAAAATGAAATTACAAATAAACAAATATGCAAATCGTAGCAGATGTTGGGGGCATACCTGGAAGAGATTGTAACGGATTTTGCAAATACTGTTACTTCAGAAAGGTAAAAGAAATGAAAACTTTTGGCTGTGCACATTGTCCCCCCAATAAAATAGGTTGTGAACGTTGCACCAAAGGAGTTGCAGAATCCCAGGGAGCATTTAAAGCACCATTTGAAGTTATGAACGAAGTTCAAACAGCATTAATGATGAATATGGTTAGGGATGGAGATATAAGTGCATATATTAGCGGTGGAGGAGATATAAGTTGTTATCCCTATCTTGAAAGTTTAACCTCTAGTTTAAATCAAATTTCAATCCCCTCTGTTTTGGGATACACATGTGGAAAAGGAATAACTGACTGCGAAGTAGCTACCAGATTAATTAATAATGGTGTAAATGAAGTTTCATTTACTATCTTTTCATCTAACCCACAGCTTAGAAAACAATGGGTTAAAGATCCAAGTCCTCAAGAAGCACTTAAAGCATGCCGAATATTTTGTGAAAACATTGATTTGACTGGAGCATCAGTAATAATTCCTGGCGTTAATGATGGAGATGTTTTAAGAGAAACCTGTAATTCTTTAGAAGAATGGGGTGCAAAAGGA containing:
- the mcrG gene encoding coenzyme-B sulfoethylthiotransferase subunit gamma, encoding MVQIYPGTSQVAQNRRNFCNPEHELEKLREISDEDVVKILGHRAPGEEYKSVHPPLDEMDEPDDIVRELVTPIDGAKAGDRIRYIQFVDSMYFAPAQPFLRARSYLSRFRGIDTGTLSGRQVVEARERDIERISKYLLETEYFDTARTGIRGAGVHGHSLRLDENGLMFDMLRRQVFNKETGNVEMVKDQIGVELDEPVVLGEPLDEETLKGKTTIYRIDGEAYKEDVEAVKVCQNIHVSRSFGAFDPNAGW
- the mcrC gene encoding methyl-coenzyme M reductase I operon protein C translates to MIGRCTHVVDCREASGMGKGGSLAQRGTFAECGTDVCAVAMSPGRRHITKPVCEITFGLRESNVLTSTMVLNAGAGVPHDAPATGGTLFGLTDKEVEQMYNFKLLVIHLGGVANHITYKARLILRNVNKHCVIICESPVDCEDFAKIGVKTSKVMPKDGEIKTEGIIDDIVTGVIRGETISQEKLDEIIRKVKLALGDA
- the mcrD gene encoding methyl-coenzyme M reductase operon protein D, translated to MDIEIFPHRVLGSDTTEKLLNDLESLEDVKRTVIHGPRFPKGEATLPEKYRERRVITVNGEDVVLQVKTARIFIELTLESTIDEIEEICKKHIPYGFDINQDRINYIRKEKTVSDRIKYGNAELPDELVGMTDQYSTFEDHVNIIKKDDLD
- the mcrB gene encoding coenzyme-B sulfoethylthiotransferase subunit beta, with translation MAKFDDKIDLFDDRGNEIASDIPIEAISPLRNPAIQSIVKGVKRTVAVNLEGLEKSVKTASVGGDKSRILGRELDLTIVENAEAIADKIKEIIQISEDDDTTVEPISGGKRLLVQVPTQRIDVAAEYSVAPLSTASALVQSVIDVCDVSIYDANFVKAAVLGRYPQSVDYKGSNIATMLDIPQKLEGAGYALRGVKANDFAAATLKNTFQATALASIFEQTAMFEMADALGSYERLHLLGLAYQGLNADNLVMDLVKDNAVDGTVGSIVHETISRAEADGIIAPQTELTDFNIYNTGDAAKWNAYVAAGAVAATMVNVGAARAAQGIPSTLLYFNDNIEFATGLPGLDYGRAEGVAVGFSFFSHSIYGGGGPGLFNGNHVVTRHSKGFTIPCVAAAMSLDAGTQLFSPEATSGLIKEVYSQIDEFREPINAVAIAAEEIKGDI